In Rhodopirellula sp. P2, the DNA window CTCTGCGACTTGCGGGGAAGGATTGTTTTGTGTCATCAGGTAGAGCAGGACACCTGCGCTCTCGGCACCACTGAGCGAAGGGTGTTCATAGCTTCTGGCGAGCACGGGAGTCAGGGTTTCCGCATGATGCTGGGCACACCAAACGGTCCGCACGCCATCCACGATCACTTGGCAGTCCAAGATGCACTGGATCCCGCGATCTAAGGCGGTCCGTGTGGAAGCTTGGCGTTGGTCCCCGATGAACATGTACGACGGATCGCTCTGTGTCTCTTCAAGGAATTGCATGATGTGGATCATCGTGCCGTCATTGAAGGTGATGTGGCGGTGGTACTTTTTGCTGAGCGGAAAGTACTGTGGCCAACCACCATTGGGATACTGGGCGGCCAACAGATGATCAAAACCTTTGAGGAAGGCTGACTTGTATTCGTTTTGGCCCGTGGCTTTGAACGCTCTCGCCAAGGCTTGCAGTTCACCAATGGTGGCACCATTGTCGAAGGTTCCGTTCGGCTTCTCATCGTCAGCGGTGAACGGTTTGGACGTCGTGTCAGTGTTCTTCGGCCAGTCACCGTGATCGGTTTGCCAAGACAGAATGCAACGCATCGCGTGTTGTCCCTGGGCACCCCGGAACCATTCGTCGGTTTGCTTCGCGACTTTTTCGGCGGGCGTCGCCGCTGAGAGGAGTGACGCG includes these proteins:
- the pelA gene encoding pectate lyase; this encodes MQRLSIVILAVLAVNASLLSAATPAEKVAKQTDEWFRGAQGQHAMRCILSWQTDHGDWPKNTDTTSKPFTADDEKPNGTFDNGATIGELQALARAFKATGQNEYKSAFLKGFDHLLAAQYPNGGWPQYFPLSKKYHRHITFNDGTMIHIMQFLEETQSDPSYMFIGDQRQASTRTALDRGIQCILDCQVIVDGVRTVWCAQHHAETLTPVLARSYEHPSLSGAESAGVLLYLMTQNNPSPQVAEAIEAGVKWFDQSKILGFRYKKRKELPSLESDRDAPPLWARFYKIETNRPMFSDRDGVVVDDLDQIGEERRSGYSWYGNWGTKVSKAHAKWETRSDLP